The sequence TCATATTTTAACATGCCAAAAAGAAGATACAAAGATCACATAAAATTTTATCACTGTTCATcaatagaaaacaaagaaacctaAACATATGCAACAAATACACAGATTTAGACAAAGATGAGACGAGTTGATGTTGATGATAAATGATGCATTCCATCACACAGCAGTATATCATCTCAAAAATAGGCTATTGATCATTGTAGCTAGCATTCTCCAGCATGAAGAAATCAGTCTGGAgcttattttcataataaattttaacttttcaggAGAATTGCATAAACTGTTAGTGTGGCATGTGAGTCTTTAGAACTATAAAAAAACCAGCATATGCTCAATTTTTCTCCCCATCTGCATATAACTTTTGGCTCATCCAAGTACTAAATAAGTTACAAAAAACTTGCAGAGAAACCTAGAAAATGGCTCTAAGATTACCAACTTTGGCCAATAAAAATTCTCATAATTAGTTAATTGAGAATAGAGCAGTGCTGAAAGGACCATGAAATTCAATTTATCAATAGAATCAGTCTGAAAATACttgattcttttatttgtcatttttcttcattttagccTTAAGGTCACAGTTATTAAAGATTCAAGTGAAACTAGGGTATCTGACTATCTGAATAAATCCCAACTCCTCTTAAACCAGTAATATACAAGCAACGTCCTGCATATGAAAGAACATTTAAGGTAGCAACTTTAttacatgtcatttttttaggTCATAATGCAGCCCTATAATATtggatttcaaaatcaaatttgaaccaGTGCAAGTGACTGAAGAGGACAGGAAATATCAGGGCGGGCACAAGAGAGTGAGAGACAAAGGTCCTGAAATCTTAATGCTTCATGAACCACAAGTAAAAGAACATATATTTCCTAGCAAGATGGTCTATCTATAAGGGCACACCTACCAACAGAACACATTCAAATTATCAATAGAATCAGTCTGAAAATACTTGATTCTATTATTCgtcatttttcttcattttagccTTAAGGTTACATTTTTTAAAGAGTCAAGTGAAAATTAGGGTAGCTGACTATCTGAATAAATCCCAACTCCTCTTAAACCAGTAATATACAAGCAATGTCCCGCATATTAAAGAACATTAAGGTAGCAACTTTATTACATGTCATTTTTTAAGTCATAATGCAGTCCTATAATATtggatttcaaaatcaaatttgaactAGTGCAAGTGACCGAAGAGGAGAGGAAATATCAGCGCGGGCACAAAAGTGTGAGAGACAAAGGTCCTGAAATTTTAATGCTCCATGAACCACAAGTAAACAAACACATATTTCCTAGCAAGATGGTCTATCTACGAGGACATACCCACCAACAGACAAAATTAGTAGAAAAGTGCAGATGACAAGATTCCACTCACCTATAAATGCATAACATAAGCTGTCTCCAGTCTTATAATCACGAATTATATCAGCCCTGCCATAGTCCACATGATGAGCATTCTATTTTTCTCACAAATGAAAGcttaaaaacataattgtctttttttttatgggttccAATTACTCACGATATAACAGTTCCAAAGCGTGAAAAGATTGTATGCAAGTCCTCATCCTGCACCAAGAAGTTGGAACAACTCAACAAGGCTTTAAGATGACAACTGCagtaagaaataagaaaaaagacacGAGAAGCTAACTCATAGATTCCCGTACCACAGAAATGGAAAACAGAAGACTCACCTCAGTAACTGGATTTAGTTTACAAACAAATAGGACATTATCAGGAGGCTTCGTCTCAGCCTCAGGAATATCCCCAATCTGTcacacaagataaaaaaaaaaaaaaaaagaatgaattaatATGTAGATGGAATTTGAATGATTGGATTATTGTCTGTATAGATCCTTACACTCTCAAGCACAACTGCACTAGAATGTGCTTCCTTTGCCCGAAGAACCTCTTCTAGCTCTGCTGTGCCTAATTGCTCATCCATGGGCACCCAATCATCTTCGAGCCGCACGTCACCATCAACCTAGTTTCAATAATATGCATTGTTAAGGTAGGAAACTGGTGAGATGAGCAAAATTATCACTGAGACCAAAAGTTTTGAAAAGAACATGAAAGCAAGAATACAGATTTAAAcatgatttgatcaaaattgTCTCATATCTCTAATATCAAATCATCAGGTTAATACTATTTATCTATCTGAGTTGACGTTACTCTTTCCTTGCCTTCACCTCTTTTCAGATCTATCAttccatttcttctttttattttgctttaaatttatATGCCTTCAGAAgcttttttgtttagtattcaAATTACCAATCAATATTCCTTCACATTAAGTGTTGATGTTGTTAGACGAGATCAACATCATTTCCAATTCAAGGATTTGCCATTTACTTCCACTGCTATTCACTCTGATGGTGAATAGTTCACAgacaaatttctttttaattgttggatACCATGCATAAACATTTGATAAACCAGGTCTGCCCATCCTTCTGAGCCACATGCAACCTCGAGAACTAGTTTGTATAAAGTTCAAAATCATTTATCTTTGAAGAGCATCAACTAGCACCTCATCCTTTGGTTTTCCTTCTGGAGAAGCTTCAGGGATCAATTCTGCCAGTTGGGAAGGATCATCAAAAGGATCATCAAGTATATAAGTGTGTTTGATTCTGATCAAAGACAATGGGCACATGTTACTATCCAGAAATTATAATCAAACATTAAACAACAAGTGCATTTTGAAGAAGAACCAACctgatatttttaaaaggtcTATTCTTTTCATCCACGTAAGCTTCATTTATCCTCATTAAAGTTTCAAGTCCTTCTGCTATCTCTCCAAATACCTACAGCAGAGAAACAGTTTTGTGACAATCATAGAGAATTGGAAGCCAGAGAGAAGTTCCTCTTAAGGGGTACACAAGGAACCATCCTGACCAAATAACCAACCGATGTAATTTCTTATTTCCATAACAGCTAACAGCTCATAAACCACTTCATTTAATCCTCTTCACACTTAATAGTGTGCTGTGATTCATATCCTATCCCACTGGTggtttgggggggggggggtagaTTGGGAACTTACAGTGTGCTTCCCATCAAGATAGTCCAGATCATCACGTAGAGTGAAATAGAACTGAAAACAAGAACAGTTTTATAATCATACATCTAAAACACATATGCAAATTAAGAAGTGTGAAAAAGATTGCTTCCCGTTAACCATCAAGCAAGGAAAACAAGTCTTATCATGTTTAAGACTCTTACATACCTGAGAAGCATTCAAATTTTCCCCAGCACTAGCCATTGCAACAGTTCCCATCTTTGAATGTTTCAAATCAAGATGAATTTCATCGCCAAAAAATCGAGCCTGATCGCCATATAGAAATCTGAAATAACCACCACATGTAACGTTACATGAGAAACCGGATTTACTTATTAATTACCAAACAACTAGATTTCCAAAACCATGAACAACCATAAAAGATTTAGtaaaactccataaaaaaatactcCAAAATACTAGTAAAACCTAGTCAGGTCATCAACATTCAAGTATATAATCAATGCATTTAAGACTCTTACTTATAGACCGAGTCGCCACCAGCTCCAGTACCAGTAGGGTCACCAGTCTGTGCAGTAAAATCCTTCTGGACTGTGTGAAATAGGCAACCATTATAATACTTAATCCTGAATCAGCaaatacaaaaccaaaaatatcaaattttatagccGAAGCACTTCAAAGATACAAAAATTTTGCTCAAAGTTGATAAATTTCTCAGTTTTTGTCAAGACCCAGAATTAAGTTCTTGAAACCCAGAAGTTTAAATGATCTACATGaagaaatagcaaaaaaaaattagctacaATAGAGCAATTTAAGATTATGGAATTAAAAGGGACTTACCTGCAAAGTTTCAAGAAGTTTTTGCAGGTTAACGGGCACTTGTCAGCGTATAAATCCACCACTATGTCACCTAAACTTGTAACTATTAGCACTGAcatattttctctctctgtgACAGTctgtgtttggttgctgagaaaagaTAGCAAGCGAAGCGAGACTGAGCTGAGAAgggaaaataagaaaagagatcTCTCGAACTCGAGCGGGTTCCTCTAGGATCCGAGAAAGATTGATTGGGTCGAGTACTGTTAAAATGGGCTAAACCCGGACCGACGTTTTCAAACCATTTTATGTGAGTTGGGTCTATTTTGTATCCATTGGGTTTGCTTGTGGGTTTAGTTCTAATTGTTGATGATTCTTGTTGTCTAAAGATACAATTCATTTGGGATTGtttttaaatgagaaagaagGAGCCCATATCACGTTTGAACTCTCAACTTCAAAACAACTCGGgcttattaattaacaaaaaaaaaataataataataagccaTATGGTCATTTTACTGTAGCAATTTTAGTGTATATCCTCTCGCAAATTAGGATTGtaatagttatttaaaaaaaaaattaatttgatcatgaaaacattattaaaaaaaaaaaaacaaggtatgATTTGCCGTTGCAATCTATGTATGAAACCGCCCCACATTTGAATTAATTAGCATGATACTTTCCATTTGTGTTTTGTGAACAGTACCCCCAATCTgcaatttctttcctttttctgcaATTTTTCCTGCTGGTTAGTTTTCTTCCCCTTATCCTTGCATCCTCTAGTTGGTTTGGTGTGCAAGCTGCCACCTCTTTTCAAGACAAATAATCAGCTACAACTCACCTTTTTTTCCCCCCAACACATATAGTTAAGATGAGGGAACATTAGAGTTGGTCTCCAAGTCTAAACAGTTGTATAAACAACTGGTTgtgcaaggaaaaaagaaaagaatgtgtAGCAGTAAAATAGAGTATCAAGACAAATATCAAGGAATCATATATGTTAGAAAAGtaattactgcaatataaaataccataaatgTAGGAATTGGTTAGTgctggttatggaaaataaCTACTGCAATATAAAAGACCATAGTTATAAGAATTGTTAGGGTTGTTTAAGGAAGATAATCTCTGCAATAATTACTGCAATATTTCTTTGAATAACACTTGTAGAGATTTCTTTACAAGTAAACCTTCAACCATGTATAAAAGGGGCAACTTTTTTTTGACAAGGGACAGTGAAAAGTGATCACTGGATGgggaaagaaagagaggaaaaaggaaaacaaagtagaggcataaagagagagaggagaaagaaaataaaaaagaaagaaaatagaggGAATAAGAAGAAGgctgagaataaaaaaaaccaagagaacAAAAGAGGAAGTCTTTCTTCCCAGAGGCGAGAAGGAAGAAGCCTTGTCCATCAGCCTACACGTCATCTATTATATAAAACAAGCAATATGGGCAGATATGAGTCTCAACCCCTTTtcttccttgtcatatatatagttaatgtctattatttgttcttttttaaaatttgtttctaCTCTTATCTCGGacatttatgttttgttttggggcAACATTGTTGTGCGCTCGCCTACATTTTCTTCCATAGCTGTGAGTAAACATGTGTTTATGTTAAGAGTTGATGGTTCCTTTCTTTCCCTTGTGTTCTTGAGGAATTAGGGACCTTAAAGGCCCTCCCAccccttttctcttttattcaGGTATCTCTCTACCTTAGAATGTTGAGCAGGAGAAGGGATGTTTCTAAACAAAGCTTTGGCCAAAGGAGAAAG is a genomic window of Populus alba chromosome 5, ASM523922v2, whole genome shotgun sequence containing:
- the LOC118054078 gene encoding peptidyl-prolyl cis-trans isomerase CYP59 isoform X1 yields the protein MSVLIVTSLGDIVVDLYADKCPLTCKNFLKLCRIKYYNGCLFHTVQKDFTAQTGDPTGTGAGGDSVYKFLYGDQARFFGDEIHLDLKHSKMGTVAMASAGENLNASQFYFTLRDDLDYLDGKHTVFGEIAEGLETLMRINEAYVDEKNRPFKNIRIKHTYILDDPFDDPSQLAELIPEASPEGKPKDEVDGDVRLEDDWVPMDEQLGTAELEEVLRAKEAHSSAVVLESIGDIPEAETKPPDNVLFVCKLNPVTEDEDLHTIFSRFGTVISADIIRDYKTGDSLCYAFIEFETKEACEQAYFKMDNALIDDRRIHVDFSQSVAKLWSQYRRKDNQPGKAGRGCFKCGAVDHMAKDCTGDPASKHQPSKYILKDDNMQRGGDNNSRYEMVFDGDTPESPRQGKRHGHRDPDYQIDGEKKDRKERYRQSDRERGHRQDTRYPESKGGSRYPEERLDKEKCMDRRKDRDDRDYRKRSSDSLRDYDSHKDHRDYRKRTSDSYRDHDGHKDKRDDREHRRRSAENDDDPEYDRDRRNRDDKRSRALR
- the LOC118054078 gene encoding peptidyl-prolyl cis-trans isomerase CYP59 isoform X2; translation: MSVLIVTSLGDIVVDLYADKCPLTCKNFLKLCRIKYYNGCLFHTVQKDFTAQTGDPTGTGAGGDSVYKFLYGDQARFFGDEIHLDLKHSKMGTVAMASAGENLNASQFYFTLRDDLDYLDGKHTVFGEIAEGLETLMRINEAYVDEKNRPFKNIRIKHTYILDDPFDDPSQLAELIPEASPEGKPKDEVDGDVRLEDDWVPMDEQLGTAELEEVLRAKEAHSSAVVLESIGDIPEAETKPPDNVLFVCKLNPVTEDEDLHTIFSRFGTVISADIIRDYKTGDSLCYAFIEFETKEACEQAYFKMDNALIDDRRIHVDFSQSVAKLWSQYRRKDNQPAGRGCFKCGAVDHMAKDCTGDPASKHQPSKYILKDDNMQRGGDNNSRYEMVFDGDTPESPRQGKRHGHRDPDYQIDGEKKDRKERYRQSDRERGHRQDTRYPESKGGSRYPEERLDKEKCMDRRKDRDDRDYRKRSSDSLRDYDSHKDHRDYRKRTSDSYRDHDGHKDKRDDREHRRRSAENDDDPEYDRDRRNRDDKRSRALR